The sequence below is a genomic window from Phycodurus eques isolate BA_2022a chromosome 6, UOR_Pequ_1.1, whole genome shotgun sequence.
AATGCAGTGTCTCGTGATGTATGTGCATTCCAGACTTCTGGCTCTAATTGACTGCAAAGGATTTGCGACCAGAgaagtaataaaataataaaaagtgaaagttatttgtgatatttaattttgtttatttcaattGTGCAAAGTGGTGTACACACAAAATTTCTCTGCGCATGACTTAATGGTTCCCTGCGGGAACCATGTTGGCTGCTTCTGCTGTACATCATATCAAATGGAATCTGTGCATGGGGAAACGCTATGTTTATCAACAACCATGCatctaatttattttaaaagtgttttttaaaaataactggttattttcaatattatttCGGAATGCACTAACTTCAGtgttgtctttttcttcttggcaGACTGAGTGGGAGTACTGCAATGACTAGCCAGCACCCTAGCCATGCAGAAAGCGCTTACTTCAGAGACAAACAGCCACCTGCTTTGGCCCCTAAACTCCATGTCCATCGATCAGAGTCAAATGAGACCCTTACTATCCATTTCTCAGCTCTtgggaaggaggaagaggaggaggaggaagagctgTACACAACATCAGTCTCCTCCAAATCTACCACTCAGGATGAATTAAATATTGTGACAGGCGTTGAGGCTAGTGAGGAGATGTTTGAAGCACAGCAATCGGAGCATTCAGATGATCTGGCTCCCACACCCCAATCTATCAGACTTTCTCCACTTTCTACTTGTCACACAACTTCATTGCCAGATTTTGTCGAGCAGAAAGGCACAAGTTCCAATCCATCCCCCACAAAATCTTTGAGCTTTCCGTCAGCTGACAAGTCCTTTCTAACTTTGATGAAATCTTTTGCCTCTGACATTGAGACTAAAGATGGAGTCTCTTCTATTACCGCTCCCACAACAAGGCATAGGCATCTGATGAAATCTCTGGTTAAATCGTTATCATCTGACACCTCTCAGGATTCCTCACCCTATCGTCTTTCAGAGTCCCGCCTTAATCTGCAACTCTTCAAACAATTCACTCAGTCCCGGATGCAGAATACTAGTACATCAACAACTGGTGATTCAAAAACAGCCCCTTCTTCTCCACTAATCTCACCAGATAACCGCAGCTTCTTCAAAGTCTCAGAGGTTGAAGCAcgaattgaagacactaaacgTCGTCTCTCAGAGGCCATCTATGAACCACTTCAGCTCCTGAGTAAGATCATCGATGAAAAGAGCAGCAGCAGCCTTAGTCGACCAAAGGCTCTATCTGCCAGTGCATCCGAACTCTACAACCTGACTTCCGTCAGTGGCCACCTTGACAGCAACAACGACTGcatcaaagaggaagaaggCAATGAATTGGAAGGGGAAAGCCCAAGCACTGGGAACTCTGGTCCAGCAGATTCTCATGTGGCACCTTTTGACATGAAGAGCCCCAACAAATCATTCTCATTCCCAATATATTTGGACAAGTGCTCCATGTCTGCTCTTGCAAAACAGGAGGATGAGGACTTTTGCATTTTGTACAGCGAGGACTTTGAATCTTGTACTGACACTGATGTTGACGTTGGTACTGGAACTGGTAGGCAGTCTCAACTGCCTTTAAGTGGTAATACTGAACCTTGCAGCGAGGATGAATCTGAAGATGCTGAGCCCACACCTAGTGTTCCTCACTATACCCTTTTCATTCTTACTATTCTGGTCTATGGGTGTTTTATATTGCCTTTGCCGGACTACGTCAGAGGAATGCTGCTTGCCGTGGCATTAGGATTCTTTGTCGCAATAGGAGTTGTGTGGCTGACTGGACCAAAACCTGACAGACGCTTCAGAGATTCCAAACTCCATGGAAAATTGTGGAATCTTACACGATTAGACATTAATGAACCAGAAATCTTTAAGGTaagtggacactttttttttaaatgtaatacattAATCAATCAAGAATTGAATATTTTCTTGAGCCTAATTCCTTGTCAAAACTTTAAACCTGTACATTGTTTTTCCTCATCAGGGCTGGATGAATGAAATAACAAATTATGACCCAGAAACCTACCATGCCACATTGACACACTCTGTGTTTGTCCGCTTGGAGGGCTCCATCATCCGTCTGTCTAAACCAAACCACAATATTGCCCGACGTGCCATTCATAGTGAACCAAAACCGGATGTAACCTACATCAGCCAGAAGATCTATGATCTAACAAACAGCAAAGTATGTTATTGAATGAGTTTCTTCCACcataaaacacacagacacactttaTTTGATACATGATCATTTCCAACTATCTTTAGGTCTAGGGCTAGCCTGCCATTCATAAACCTAACCCAACAACTACATGTAATCCACACCATCTTCTAGGTACATCTAGTGCCTCGGAGCCTGGCCAGGAAACGGATATGGAACAAAAAATATCCCATCTGTATTGAACTCGGCAAACAGGATGATTTCATATCTAAGGTGGAAGGTGACACCAGTGAGAGCAGAGGAGAGGGAACAGGAGGAACTCAAGAGTCAGCCCGGTCAATGTCCTCCAGTAGAGAGCTTACTCTCTATCTGTTTGGAAGGACTGGGAGGGAGAAAGAGGAGTGGTTCCAGAGGTTTATATCAGCTTCTATGCTTAAGGTGGATTTGAAAAAAGCTGCAAGTCCTGCAAGATCCAGAACTGGTGAGAAtaaattatttcttttcatCCAAAACATTCTCAGTTACTTCCATACAACTGCCCATTTTAGTAattgattgattattgattatATTTTTATCGTCCATAAACACATTTCAAGATCATCTTAAAAGGGACTGAAAACCTTTGATAATTCCCCAGCTTGTTCTTTTAATTGTTGCCCACAGCACTGAACTCTCACAGTCGAAGTAGTAGCCGCAGCAGTCTGGATGATGCCCTGGCATCACAACCCAAGACAAAAGATTGCCCAACAGCAGGCAGTGCCAAAACCCAGCTGTTGGACTACAGTGTCTACATGGCTTCATTATTGCCAAAAAAGGTTGCACTCAGCTCCCCTGCTACCAGCTCCGAGCTCCACTGTCCCCAGAGCAGCCCAGGAGCTGACAAGAAGGTATTACACATTCCACTCTGCTCATTGTCGATTAAAGGTATTTCCTTAATAGATGGCAAATCAGTTATCTTTTATATATCAATGTTAAGTATATTAGAATCATGACCTGTTGATTATCcttaatgtgtgtttgtttttcaacgtaTTGTTCCTATAGCTTCAGAGCCCCACCTTAGTACAGGAGCAGCtcaaggaggagggggaggatcCTGTTGCCTGGGTGAATGCAGCTGTTGGCCGACTCTTCTGGGATTTTCTACGGGAGCCTTATTGGGCTGAACTTGTCTCCAAGaagattcaaatgaaactcAGCAAGATACGGGTGAGCAGATTGAGGcccattttacatttacaattttaCAAGCGTAAGAAATTCAAATTCAGGATCAAAATCAAACTCTGGATTCAGTCAGGCTTTTTATGGTTTGGTTTCCTGTCCTTTAGGCATTATTTGTTTGATAATAACATAGTTCTAGACTCCATAATGGTTCCTTCCAGTAATTTCTTTCAATGGTGAGGTTGGTAATATTGTAGTGTAGCAGTACGGTGCTGGAAAATGTTTGAGCACAGACATATCCACAAGGGACTGACATGTAgagatgtgttttgtgtgttatgTCTCTCTATCTGTGTTATATACTTTTTGttaaccattattattattattaataagttATTCccaaattataaaatatttttggggagaatAAGTAATTACTACTTGTCTTTTCCAGTTGCCATACTTCATGAATGAGCTAACCCTGACAGAACTAGATATGGGTGTGGCCACACCAAGGATCCTTGGAGCGTCCAGTCCTTCCATCGACTATAAAggcaagagagagaaaagaatgCAAACATATGTATACGCTCAGCTGAAGCACTTGTGCACAAACTCTTAAATTATGacaacattttcattgaaatcTTTTGCAAATGAATCATCTGCTCAAATTAACTAAAAGAAACCAACATTGCAGGGACGCATCTAGGCTATTAATATTGTATCTAGCAAGACAATTGTAGTTTTCAGCGAGTACAAAACGTcactaaacaaaaaatgtatgtgtatgggtgcacaaaaaaagaaatcccatgGTTGACAGGTCTCAAATTTTCTTTCCGCTGATGTTTCCAGTCAGGATATTTGGGACTTTGTGCTTCCAGTTGAGAAAAGTgtaaagatggatggatggaattcaatTGGTTTGAGAACTATTCACTGAGCCCTACAGCAGGTCTTGTATGTAAATATTACATACTGTGTTGAGTATGTGTGCATATTGCCCCACACCATTGTCTTGAAGCATTTGTGTAAttgtgtttcatgttttactGTCATGCGCATGAGTGTCTCTAATGTCCATGCAAGAAGACAATCTGCATGGGTGAATGCGTTTTTTAGGTAGTCCACACTGTAGCCGTCTGTCCGTGTATGGCCAATGTGCAGGGTAGCTactaggggttgaacgacttcagattttttgtaGTCCATGATAAGGTGATGATAGTCTGCTCGACTTAGAGTATttgatgatatatttttttccagtcgTCATTTCTCTGTGCGCGTTTCCAAACACAAGCTCTTTCACTCATTCTCGGCTGCACAGGACACACTCCCCGACTCATTcgtccaatcacattcagattgATTATATTTGAGGAGAGCGGTGCATATTTTGAGTGACCGTGCTACCTGTCTCATTTTTATTATGATTGTATCACACGCTTTTAGGCACTGCTGATTGTTTTCTACGCGGACTCACCACCTGTTAATTTCAGCGAAGCGTCAGTGTTGTCGCCAAAACATGAATGCCGATTAATCGACCTCATGCTATAAACGTCACTGGGAAGTCGACTAGTCGGTTCAACCCCAAATAGCTACCAACTGTGTCTTCAAATGCCCCCACATTAATTACAATGCATCACTGCGATGCCAATATATCCAAATATAATCGTGGAAAATATCCATATATGTCCATGACTAATTTTCAGTGAATGCTTAAAAATGGCTATGCCACTGTCTTCTAATGTGGCACTAACGACTGAAGTTATTGACATGATCATAATGTTAAAGGGAAactattatggaaaattgacgtTGTAatagcttgtatacaaatagttgggtctcttgGTCATGGGTGGAGATGTGGAGGCTGTATTATGTAAAATTTAGAACACCTTTCTCACAGACAAATTTTCAGAAATAGTGAGCTGGCAGctatttggttgtttaatttcacacttgatggctCTGTCCCCTTGGCATCATCTCATATGTTCTGGACACCATCGTCCCTATTCATTGTCTAATCTTTGCGTTATCTTTCTTTGCTTCAAAACAAATACCACATTTGAAGCCTTTACTTAACCTGACGTCATTCCATATGCATCTTGGAATGAAGAGAGAGAAACTGTTTGAGAAAGGCCGGCCACTCTGAGGAAAGTTGGGGATTGGAAGAACATTCTATTTATTACACGTGCGAATGGCCAATCAGATCAACCAGAAGGCTACCAAAGAGGTTATCATCACGAAGGTGCTCAGGTATCTTGCCAAGTTAAAACCGTTTCCAAAAGGAAAAACCTTTATTTTCTCAGCACACTTTACAAATCTAATCCAAACGTAATAAACCCGCTGCTTACTTGCTTCTTTGGGGATAACATTGTTCACAAGCTTGCACTTTAACTATGACCAGCACAACTAAATCACACCTGTGGTTGCTCAGTCTACTCCAGTATCATAAACTTGAATGACACTTTGAATGATGGATTGTGAGATAGCAAAACTAGTCTTCCCGCAGTGTCGTGTGGATTGGTAGAAGGTTAAATTGCATAAGATCTGCGAGATATTCCTGACCAATCGCATGACTGTATACctgatgaatgtttttaaagtgaCAAAAATCTGGCACTGGCTCAAGTTTACTTTCTCTCATTACCTCCCCGTTTGACTTCCATCATCTGTGTACATTTGCTGCCCTCTTGAGGTTAACCAAGGACTGTTTACGTCAAAGTACATAAAATAGAATGGAATCTTGTCCAATTGagatacatacagtgggtacggaaagtattcataccaccttacatttttcactctttgttatattgcagccatttgctaaatgatttcagttttaattttcctcattaatgtacacacaacaccccgtattgacagaaaaaaaacaaattgttgacACTTcaacagatttattaaaaaagaaaaactgaaatatcacacagccataagtattcagaccctttgctcagtatttagtagaagtaaccttttgcgctaatacagccatgagtgattttgggaatgatgcagcaagtttttccacacctggatttgaggattcctctgccattcctccttgcagattctctccagttctgtcaggttggatggtgaatgttggtggacacccattttcaggtctctccatagatgctcaattggttttaagtcagggctctggctgggccattcaagaacagtcactgagttgttctgaagccactccttctgtattttagctgtgtgcttggggtcattgtcttgttgaaacgtgaaccttcggccaagtctgaggtcctgagcactctggagaagaacaattccgtttttttctgtcaatatggggtgctgtgtgtacattaatgaggggaaaaaatgaacttaaattattttagcaaatggctgcaatataacaaagagtgaaaattttaagggggtctgaatactactCACTgtacaaagaaaacaagaagCTCTTGATTGTGATTGGCCAACTCAGTGCAgatcccaagcccagataaataaataaagagggTTGGAGTCAGTCACACtatattcaatattattatatCTTTAATATTATCAACATCACCAAATCACAATCCCTCCTTGAGCCTTATATCCTTGAGGAAAAAATTATGCTGCACTTGCTCATGATACTGTGCCATTCATATTGGAGTTTTTTAATTTCTCAGTGGGGCACTCTGCCATCATAATGATGCAATGAGACAACGATGTATGTCTCAGCAATATGTGTACTTTGAAGttacagtgggggaaaaaagtatttagtcagcagTCACCACTTATGCAAGTTCTCTCACTTAAAAGGTCACAGAGGCCTGTAAGTTTCATCATAaatatacctcacctatgagagacaaaatgaggggggaaaaccCCAGAAAatccgtctttttttttttttttttaagaatttgttAGCTAAACATGGTCGAAAATAAGTATATgctcaataacaaaagttcatctcaatactttatgtaccctttgttggcaatgacagaggtcaaacgttttctctAAGTCTTcgcacactgttgctggtattttggcccattcctccatgtagatatattttagagcagtgatgttttggggctgtggagactttcaactccctccaaagattttctatggggttgagatctggagactggctaggctcctccaggaacttgaaatgcttcttacaaagccactGCTTCGTTGCCCAggcattgtcatgctgaaagacccagccacgtttcattttcaatgcccttgctgatggaaggaggttttcactcaaaacttcacgatacatggccccattcattctttcctttacacggatcagtcgttctggtccctttgcagaaaaacagccccaaagcatgatgtttccacccccatgcttcatagtgggtatggtgttctttggatggaACTGTATTGCCAAGATGAAGCTGAGAGACACCACACTTGATTTACAGCTCCTATCAAAGCAACCTGAGATTCCATAACATACCAGCAGTGTCACAGGATGATCACGTCCATGCCAATTTTAATAGTAAcaccttctttgtttttggtgatGCAGTAATCCACGCAAAAAAAAGATCCAACCAAGTGTTTACTTAATATGAAAGAACTATAaaccactatataaaaaaaacttcacatcGCATAGTCAAATCTAATGGCAATTTATAATCTTCAGTttcccaacatgcatgtttttggaatgtgggaggaaactggagtacccagagaaaacccacaaaaacatggaataTGAAACAAAATTCTAGGCGGTTGTGCTAACCATAGCTCCACATGTTGCCCTACAAATCAGCCCATTTTTTAAGTTGTACCCCTCTCATTTTCACTTTGCTCCTGCAGGTCTGTGGTTTGACTTGAACATTTCCTACAGTGGGTCCTTCCTGATGACCCTTGAAACTAAGATGAACCTGATTCGCTTGGGCAAGGAAGGAGAAAGCCTCCGTTTAGGAGAAGATGGGTAAAGAATCCAAACTCGAAACTATTACTAATTTAAGAAAAGGTCTGTGGTTTccatgtttgatttattttttttctttaaatttattttatttttggggatgtggggaGTTTCCCCTTTGCATAATATAAAAAGCTACTTTTCGTCTtcaaaaaatcacattttattgagCTAACTTCACCTGTTTCTCTTGATTTTTCTAtaccttctcttcctcctctctaCTTTCTTGGATTCTGCTTTTATGCTGCTGTTAAATGGATACATTTCTGTTGTTGGTAAGTGCTGATTGATGGCATTAAAAATGATTTGCCTGTGTAGTTTGGGTTGTAGCATTTCATATAAATATGTGTAATAATTGCAATGGCATTATTTCTGAGGGGCATGTTATTCTCTAGAATCCTTTCTGAAAATATGTTAAGTTAATGAACAACAGCTATATTTAGCCACaatagtcccctccaaaggtattggaacggcaaggtcaattcctttgtttttgttgtatactgaagacatttgggtttcagatcaaaagatgaatatgagacaaaagttcaaaattccagctttccattcatggtatttacatcgagatgtCTTTAACAACTCAgggcagagcaccttttgtttgaagccacccacttttcaagagagcaaaagtattggaaccaacatgattaaattaacttaaagttaataacaaataatatttggtggcataacccttacttgcaataactgcatcaagtttgcgacccattgacttcaccagactgttgcattcatcatttgaaatgcttttccaggcctttactgccacctctttcaatgtttgtttgtttgtgggggtttctcccttcaggaggtaaaaagcatgctctatttggttaaggtctggtgattgacttggccagtctaaaaccTTCCAGAGACTTCGTGAGAAGAAATATAGAGGCCATACCAcaacaggcttgatgcagttattgcaagtaagggttattccaccaaatattaaatgttagtcacattaagttaatttaataatgtctgttcctatactttttctcacttgaaaagtgggtggcttcaaacaaaaggtgctctgtcctgagttgtttaacacatcttgttgtactgtaaataccatgaaatgaaagcaggAATTCTGAACtgttttgtctcatattaatcttttgatctggAACCCAAATGTCATCTtcagaatacaacaaaaacaaaggaatttaccttgtcgttccaatactttCGGAGGGCACTGTATTTCTGGATTTGCACAAAAACCATGTGTAGATGTGATAGGTGAATAAGGAGGCTTGCAGTAATACATTTCTGTTGGTGTGGCTATAGATCCAGACCCCGAACTTACTGCCTGGCTGACAGTGATGAGGAGTCTTCCAGTGCAGGCTCATCGGATGAAGAAGATGCGTCTGATCAGTCAAATGAAGTCCCTGGAGCTGAAGGGTGAGGAAAGGTCTCTAAATGTGTGTTACAACAAGCTTGTGTTGAGCACCTTGTCCTGCTGTTATACCAATGTATTCTATTAGATGTGATAGTGATTTTCTTGCACGTTACTGCACAGTGAGTCATCTACCACACTACTGAGTACATATACCATAATATATGTTTCAGCATTTCATTCTTTCAGTCACTTGCTCTACTGTGGAAGCAGAGAATTTCCTTGTTTTGGTCAACTTTCGAGCACTATTCTGTCCTCTACTGAGTAGAAAATGTAAATACTACATTACCGTTTGCCTGTGAAAATGCTAATTAATCCAGGGCATTTCATTCTTGTTTTCTaacatgaactgatgaagcctggtTAGATGGGAGGTGAAAGGTCTTCTAATACCCagtacacacaaggatttttcaaatcttaaaagatttttcTTATCTgttacagaccccacacatttaagatttaaaaaaaaaaaaaaaaatctggcatttaacagttttggtcttactgtgtgtggtcaacacagaACACTACACACAAAAATTCTGTTCTACCATCGATCTCTAATCTAGTACGCCAAGACCAAAATCTCGTGTGATCAATGGACTCTATAAAACAAAGAAGACAAGCAACACAACATTGAAGAGCACACACGAGACGAGGGAATGATGGTGGCCTTAGGACGATTTTTATAGAAAAATCCcgaagttaatttaaaaaaaaaaaaaaaaaaagagagagaaagaaagtggAAAATCTTGGCTGAGATGTTAAATAAGCACTCTCGGACTGCCCACAGCTCCACGAGCTGGTCCTCTGTTTCTGAGGTTCACCAAACTTTGTGCTATTTTACTGGTATGCTGATATTTTGAAGGCCTAGTTTTACAGGTTACCGGATATGTTGCGCCGATGTTTTCCCGAGTGTTGCCGAAGGGACCGGAGGCAAGAGTGTTCTAGAATGGTGGCGTCGTCAATATAGActttctttggaaaatacttcttgccttCTGGTG
It includes:
- the LOC133404266 gene encoding testis-expressed protein 2-like, coding for MKLDSAVGRCTSPAGLNGNENTRLSGSTAMTSQHPSHAESAYFRDKQPPALAPKLHVHRSESNETLTIHFSALGKEEEEEEEELYTTSVSSKSTTQDELNIVTGVEASEEMFEAQQSEHSDDLAPTPQSIRLSPLSTCHTTSLPDFVEQKGTSSNPSPTKSLSFPSADKSFLTLMKSFASDIETKDGVSSITAPTTRHRHLMKSLVKSLSSDTSQDSSPYRLSESRLNLQLFKQFTQSRMQNTSTSTTGDSKTAPSSPLISPDNRSFFKVSEVEARIEDTKRRLSEAIYEPLQLLSKIIDEKSSSSLSRPKALSASASELYNLTSVSGHLDSNNDCIKEEEGNELEGESPSTGNSGPADSHVAPFDMKSPNKSFSFPIYLDKCSMSALAKQEDEDFCILYSEDFESCTDTDVDVGTGTGRQSQLPLSGNTEPCSEDESEDAEPTPSVPHYTLFILTILVYGCFILPLPDYVRGMLLAVALGFFVAIGVVWLTGPKPDRRFRDSKLHGKLWNLTRLDINEPEIFKGWMNEITNYDPETYHATLTHSVFVRLEGSIIRLSKPNHNIARRAIHSEPKPDVTYISQKIYDLTNSKVHLVPRSLARKRIWNKKYPICIELGKQDDFISKVEGDTSESRGEGTGGTQESARSMSSSRELTLYLFGRTGREKEEWFQRFISASMLKVDLKKAASPARSRTALNSHSRSSSRSSLDDALASQPKTKDCPTAGSAKTQLLDYSVYMASLLPKKVALSSPATSSELHCPQSSPGADKKLQSPTLVQEQLKEEGEDPVAWVNAAVGRLFWDFLREPYWAELVSKKIQMKLSKIRLPYFMNELTLTELDMGVATPRILGASSPSIDYKGLWFDLNISYSGSFLMTLETKMNLIRLGKEGESLRLGEDGSRPRTYCLADSDEESSSAGSSDEEDASDQSNEVPGAEGYTFVGGHKPSKIMRFVDKITKSKYFQKATETEFIKKKMEEVSNTPLLLTVELQKLQGTLAVNIPPPPTDRIWYGFRKPPHLELKARPKLGEREVTLAHVTDWIEKKLEQELQKIIVMPNMDDVWLTIMHSAMDQRTTAGPSAWSAVSQEPLHPERDGTS